From one Candidatus Thioglobus sp. NP1 genomic stretch:
- the xdhB gene encoding xanthine dehydrogenase molybdopterin binding subunit, with amino-acid sequence MHVQGSAAYIDDMPVPKGTLHVAFALSDVAYGKINKIDITVAKKADGVHSILLAKDIENLYIGAIKHDEPILADKEVLFYGQAIAAVLADSHDNARKAALLVTSDVTELEAVVTIDQAMAKKSFLDEPLIVSIGDSNKAIDSSKNKLNGSISIGGQEHYYLEGQVALAIPTEDNEMVVHSSTQNPTEVQHLVAHVLDVPQNAIEVVTRRMGGGFGGKETDSSQLACVCAIFAQQTKLSIKARLSRKDDILMTGKRHDFKADYKVGYADDGKILGIEIDLAARCGYSLDLSKAIVSRALFHADNAYFMPNATFRGFLCKTNTASNTAFRGFGGPQGMLVIENIIEEIAMNIGVDPLEIRKLNYYQKETNNVTPYDQVVEDNIINELSSELVEDSKYLARRQSIEDFNKNNKYLKKGLALSPVKFGISFTTQLLNQAGALVNVYKDGSIYINHGGTEMGQGLFIKVAQVVANEFGVNLERVKVSATSTSKVPNTSPTAASSGSDLNGMAAREACLRIKKNLTIFAQNFYGEDNDIIEFKDSYVHVGKKKIAFDEFVSTAYLNRVELFSNGFYKTPKIYFDAIKQKGRPFYYYSYGACVSEVIVDCLTGEYKLLAVDILHDVGASLNPAIDMGQIVGGYIQGMGWLCSEELKWNDSGALLTMGASTYKIPAIGDTPEHFEVKIKPNISNHENTIHKSKAVGEPPLMLAISTWLAIKNAIYNADNNNKTGLNAPANFEQVFFSLNKNLNS; translated from the coding sequence ATGCATGTTCAGGGGAGTGCAGCCTATATTGATGACATGCCTGTTCCAAAAGGTACTCTTCATGTTGCGTTTGCGTTGAGTGATGTTGCTTATGGAAAAATTAATAAGATAGATATTACAGTTGCCAAGAAAGCTGATGGTGTTCATAGTATTCTCTTGGCAAAAGATATTGAAAATTTATATATAGGTGCGATTAAACATGATGAGCCTATATTGGCTGATAAAGAGGTTTTATTTTATGGCCAAGCAATTGCTGCTGTCCTAGCCGATAGTCATGACAATGCAAGGAAAGCAGCACTCCTAGTTACCTCAGATGTAACAGAGCTTGAGGCAGTTGTGACTATTGATCAGGCAATGGCTAAAAAAAGCTTTCTTGATGAGCCACTAATAGTCTCTATTGGAGATTCAAATAAAGCAATTGATTCATCAAAAAATAAACTTAATGGTAGTATTTCGATTGGAGGTCAAGAGCATTATTATCTTGAGGGGCAGGTTGCACTTGCAATTCCAACAGAGGATAATGAAATGGTAGTTCATTCTTCTACTCAAAATCCAACTGAAGTCCAACATTTAGTAGCACATGTTTTAGATGTCCCACAGAATGCAATTGAAGTAGTTACTCGAAGAATGGGCGGTGGCTTTGGTGGTAAAGAGACAGATTCATCACAGCTAGCTTGTGTTTGTGCAATTTTCGCACAACAGACTAAGCTCTCAATAAAGGCCAGACTTTCAAGAAAAGATGATATTTTGATGACTGGAAAGAGACATGATTTCAAAGCAGACTATAAGGTTGGCTATGCTGATGATGGTAAGATTTTAGGAATCGAAATTGATCTTGCTGCAAGATGTGGATATTCACTTGATCTTTCAAAAGCAATAGTCTCTAGAGCTCTATTCCATGCTGATAACGCTTATTTTATGCCAAATGCTACTTTTAGAGGCTTCTTATGCAAAACAAATACCGCTTCAAATACCGCATTTAGAGGATTTGGTGGGCCACAAGGTATGCTCGTTATAGAAAATATAATTGAAGAAATAGCTATGAATATTGGTGTTGATCCTCTTGAGATTCGTAAATTAAACTATTATCAAAAGGAAACCAATAATGTAACTCCTTATGATCAAGTTGTTGAAGATAATATTATTAATGAGCTTTCAAGCGAGCTTGTAGAGGATAGTAAGTATTTAGCTAGAAGGCAGAGTATTGAGGATTTTAATAAGAATAATAAGTACCTCAAAAAAGGATTGGCTCTCTCTCCCGTGAAATTTGGCATTTCTTTTACTACTCAGTTATTAAATCAAGCGGGTGCATTGGTAAATGTCTATAAAGATGGCAGTATATACATAAACCATGGTGGAACTGAAATGGGTCAGGGACTATTTATTAAAGTTGCTCAGGTTGTTGCTAACGAGTTTGGAGTAAATTTAGAGCGCGTAAAAGTTTCCGCAACATCTACCTCTAAGGTTCCAAATACATCCCCAACTGCAGCCTCTTCTGGCTCAGATTTAAATGGAATGGCAGCAAGAGAGGCATGCTTAAGAATTAAGAAAAATTTAACTATTTTTGCTCAAAATTTTTATGGTGAAGATAATGATATTATTGAGTTTAAAGATTCATATGTTCATGTGGGTAAGAAAAAGATAGCATTTGATGAATTTGTTTCAACAGCATATTTAAATAGAGTTGAGCTTTTTAGTAATGGCTTTTATAAAACTCCAAAGATTTATTTTGATGCTATTAAGCAAAAGGGTCGTCCTTTTTATTATTATTCATATGGCGCATGTGTAAGTGAGGTTATAGTCGATTGCTTGACTGGTGAATACAAGCTTTTAGCAGTGGATATTTTGCATGATGTTGGTGCCTCGCTGAACCCAGCAATTGATATGGGGCAAATAGTTGGAGGATATATCCAAGGTATGGGTTGGCTTTGCTCTGAGGAACTTAAATGGAATGATTCTGGAGCATTACTAACGATGGGTGCTTCAACTTATAAAATTCCTGCGATAGGAGATACTCCCGAACACTTTGAGGTCAAAATTAAACCAAATATTTCAAATCACGAAAATACAATTCATAAATCAAAAGCAGTTGGGGAGCCCCCACTTATGCTTGCTATTTCAACTTGGCTGGCCATTAAGAATGCTATCTATAATGCTGATAATAATAATAAAACTGGGCTCAATGCTCCAGCAAATTTTGAGCAAGTCTTTTTCAGCCTTAATAAGAATTTAAATTCATAG
- a CDS encoding XdhC family protein, with protein sequence MQAWLKSVNDAISLKNDFVLMTVIDTKGSTPCINGDKIVVASDQSIFGSIGGGNLEFKALAFAADLLSLDKNNVHLEKFPLGASLGQCCGGYVKVMFESFLHSNSSINNNSWINVVSELFDQNEDFVVATIVNNNSEFEDNKLVYSVNNNNHLINEKGISSFVALSAKELLTKTGSPTVIQYTNNSNSVIEICLEKNTPTKVQSLAVFGAGHISRALMPILTDLPVNIYWIDDRVEQFNKYQGDTSKINIICDDFLNGLIDLPDDIYCLVITYSHQIDYEICEKIISKNKFSYLGMIGSAIKGKKFRDRFINKGYQQEVVEKFTCPIGEKQKFLKSPTSIAVTIAMDLINFIEDKRQSEII encoded by the coding sequence ATGCAGGCTTGGCTTAAGTCAGTAAATGACGCAATTTCTTTAAAAAATGACTTTGTGTTAATGACCGTTATAGATACTAAGGGATCAACACCTTGCATAAATGGCGACAAAATTGTCGTTGCTTCTGATCAATCTATTTTTGGCAGTATTGGTGGTGGCAACTTAGAGTTTAAAGCCCTAGCATTTGCTGCAGATTTATTGAGTCTTGATAAAAATAATGTTCATTTAGAAAAATTTCCTCTTGGAGCTTCCCTTGGCCAATGTTGTGGGGGATATGTCAAGGTTATGTTTGAAAGTTTTTTGCATTCAAATTCTTCTATTAATAATAATTCTTGGATTAATGTCGTATCAGAACTATTTGATCAAAATGAGGATTTTGTGGTTGCAACTATTGTTAATAACAATTCTGAATTCGAAGATAATAAGTTGGTTTATTCTGTTAATAATAACAATCATCTAATAAATGAGAAAGGGATATCAAGTTTTGTTGCACTTAGTGCAAAAGAACTATTAACAAAAACTGGAAGCCCTACTGTTATTCAATATACTAATAACTCTAATTCTGTAATTGAAATTTGCCTTGAAAAAAATACTCCTACCAAAGTTCAGTCACTAGCTGTATTTGGAGCAGGGCATATTTCTAGAGCATTAATGCCAATTCTTACAGATTTACCAGTAAATATTTATTGGATTGATGATAGGGTTGAGCAGTTTAATAAATACCAAGGGGATACTTCAAAAATAAATATTATCTGTGATGATTTCCTAAATGGGCTTATAGATCTACCTGATGATATTTATTGTTTAGTAATCACATATAGTCATCAAATAGATTATGAAATTTGTGAAAAAATTATTTCTAAAAACAAGTTTAGCTATTTGGGTATGATAGGTTCAGCTATAAAAGGAAAGAAATTTAGAGATAGATTTATTAATAAAGGATATCAGCAGGAAGTGGTCGAAAAATTCACATGTCCAATTGGAGAGAAACAAAAATTCTTAAAATCACCTACATCGATTGCTGTCACTATAGCCATGGATTTAATAAATTTTATTGAAGATAAAAGACAATCTGAGATTATATGA
- a CDS encoding ABC transporter ATP-binding protein, which produces MKYQLEVSNITKSYGDLKANDNVSLNIKGSSIHALLGENGAGKSTLVKIIYGSLAPDSGEMKWADNKYSPKSPFEARENGIAMVFQHFSLFESLTVEENIILGLDSVGLNENFSDEISKYSKQYGLDVNPQQVVGDLSVGARQRVEIIRCLIQNPKLLIMDEPTSVLTPQEVSDLFITLKRLAKDGCAILYISHKLEEVIEICSEATILRDGKLVQSCIPQDHSQKELAEMMIGKKLTELARKNITIGEDIFSINNLSKKSNDMYGVELKNIALKMKKGSIVGIAGVAGNGQDELMELLIGEVTSPVGTLDFNGKDIGHLNSHQRRQLSIFFVPEERLGHGAVPDMSLNENMLLSRPDETEMTKNGVIDWKKVGMHSKDVIEKFDVQTPSSNMLAKSLSGGNLQKFMVGRELIQNPELLIVAQPTWGVDAGSANNIHQALIALADQGSAILIISQDLDEILSLCEQIHVLSEGVLSEAVDMKKNGLEKISQLMVGGENK; this is translated from the coding sequence ATGAAATACCAATTAGAAGTATCAAATATTACAAAGTCTTATGGAGATTTAAAGGCAAATGATAATGTTTCTCTTAATATAAAGGGTTCAAGTATTCATGCTTTACTTGGTGAAAATGGAGCTGGTAAATCTACTCTTGTAAAAATTATATATGGCTCATTGGCACCAGACAGTGGTGAAATGAAGTGGGCAGATAATAAATATAGTCCAAAAAGTCCTTTTGAAGCTAGAGAAAATGGCATAGCAATGGTTTTTCAGCACTTTTCATTATTTGAATCACTTACTGTAGAAGAAAATATTATTCTTGGACTTGATTCTGTTGGTCTTAATGAAAACTTTTCAGATGAGATATCGAAATATTCTAAACAATATGGCTTGGATGTTAATCCACAGCAAGTTGTTGGTGACTTATCTGTTGGCGCACGTCAGCGTGTTGAAATAATTCGTTGTTTAATTCAAAATCCAAAGCTATTAATTATGGATGAGCCAACTTCGGTTCTGACTCCTCAAGAAGTTTCTGACTTATTTATTACTCTTAAGAGACTTGCTAAAGATGGATGTGCAATCTTATATATTTCTCATAAGCTAGAGGAGGTAATTGAAATATGCAGTGAAGCTACTATTTTAAGAGATGGTAAGTTAGTGCAAAGTTGTATTCCTCAGGATCATAGTCAAAAAGAACTTGCTGAAATGATGATTGGAAAAAAACTAACTGAACTTGCAAGAAAAAATATAACTATAGGTGAAGATATTTTTTCAATAAATAATTTAAGTAAAAAAAGTAATGATATGTATGGGGTTGAGCTTAAAAATATAGCCTTAAAAATGAAAAAAGGAAGTATTGTTGGTATAGCTGGTGTTGCTGGTAATGGTCAGGATGAGTTAATGGAATTATTAATTGGCGAGGTAACCTCACCAGTTGGAACTTTAGATTTTAATGGTAAAGATATTGGTCATCTAAATTCACACCAACGAAGACAGCTTTCAATTTTCTTTGTTCCTGAAGAGCGACTTGGTCATGGAGCAGTTCCAGATATGTCGCTTAATGAAAACATGTTGTTAAGTCGGCCAGATGAAACTGAAATGACAAAGAATGGTGTTATTGATTGGAAGAAGGTTGGTATGCATTCAAAAGATGTTATTGAAAAATTTGATGTGCAAACACCTTCTAGTAATATGTTGGCAAAATCTCTCTCTGGTGGAAATCTACAAAAATTTATGGTTGGTAGGGAGCTTATTCAAAATCCTGAGTTATTAATTGTTGCTCAACCAACTTGGGGAGTAGATGCAGGCTCTGCAAATAATATTCATCAAGCACTTATTGCTTTGGCAGACCAGGGTTCAGCTATATTGATTATTTCTCAAGATTTAGATGAGATATTAAGTTTATGTGAGCAAATTCATGTCCTTTCTGAGGGGGTTCTTTCAGAAGCAGTTGACATGAAAAAGAATGGGTTAGAAAAAATTTCTCAGCTAATGGTTGGAGGAGAAAACAAATGA
- a CDS encoding ABC transporter permease: protein MIKLVPRVENSTLMILLSPLLAMTLTAISAYLIFVYILVDIDVSSVFYTLFVEPLRDSYYFSELLVKAAPLMIIGLGLSIGFRAGIWNIGAEGQFVIGGIAGSAVGLYFYNVEAFWILPLMTIAGILGGMFYAGIAAFLRVKYQVNEILVTLMLTYVAVLFLSAMLQGPLRNPSGFNFPESRLFHDSALLPIIWEGTRLHIGLIVAIILSLIAWFGIKKHMFGMQIKISGSAPRAAKFAGFDDNKTVWYSLLISGGLAGLAGIFEAAGPAGQLTPGLPQFYGFTAIIVAFLARLHPVGVLFSALLIALSYVGGENVQIEYNLPSSITQIFQGMLLFYFLACDILIKYKVVLFKTKN, encoded by the coding sequence ATGATTAAGCTAGTTCCAAGAGTTGAAAACTCAACTTTAATGATTCTTCTTTCTCCCTTGTTAGCTATGACGTTGACAGCTATATCAGCTTATCTCATATTTGTTTATATATTGGTTGATATTGACGTTTCAAGTGTTTTTTATACTCTATTTGTAGAGCCATTGAGAGACTCCTACTATTTTTCAGAACTATTGGTTAAGGCGGCACCCTTGATGATTATTGGGCTTGGCTTGTCAATTGGCTTTAGAGCTGGTATTTGGAATATTGGAGCAGAAGGTCAGTTTGTAATAGGCGGTATTGCAGGAAGTGCTGTAGGATTGTATTTTTATAATGTTGAGGCTTTTTGGATACTCCCTTTAATGACTATAGCGGGTATTTTAGGAGGTATGTTTTATGCTGGTATTGCTGCATTTCTGCGAGTCAAATATCAGGTCAACGAGATTTTAGTAACATTAATGTTGACTTATGTTGCAGTCTTATTTTTAAGTGCCATGCTTCAGGGGCCACTTCGAAACCCATCTGGATTTAATTTTCCAGAGAGTCGACTATTTCATGATAGCGCATTACTTCCAATAATTTGGGAGGGCACCCGACTACATATTGGTTTAATTGTCGCAATTATTCTATCACTTATTGCTTGGTTTGGTATCAAAAAGCATATGTTTGGTATGCAAATAAAAATATCAGGTAGTGCCCCTCGAGCTGCAAAATTTGCTGGATTTGATGATAACAAAACGGTCTGGTACTCCCTTTTAATATCAGGCGGACTTGCTGGTCTTGCAGGAATCTTTGAGGCAGCAGGGCCTGCTGGGCAACTTACTCCAGGTTTGCCCCAATTTTATGGTTTTACTGCAATCATTGTTGCTTTCTTGGCAAGACTCCATCCAGTGGGTGTTTTATTCTCAGCGTTGCTAATTGCTCTAAGCTATGTTGGTGGTGAGAATGTGCAAATTGAATACAATTTACCAAGTTCAATAACTCAAATTTTTCAAGGTATGCTTTTATTTTATTTTCTAGCATGCGATATATTAATTAAATATAAAGTAGTACTTTTTAAAACTAAAAACTAA
- a CDS encoding ABC transporter permease: MNESLFISIIIGISIASVPLIFAAIGELLVERSGVLNLGVEGMMIVGALLGFVVMSHTGNPYLAVLSAMLGGMAIASIFAFLTQFLLTNQVATGLALTLFGLGFAAFAGRGYTEETIQLITAVPIPYLSDIPYLGPLLFSFNPLVYLAFFMVYLVWWFLFKTKQGLILRAIGDNHDAAHAIGHNVVRYRVMAILFGGAMAGIGGAFLSLVQVPIWGEGMTAGRGWIALGLVVFASWQPFRIIFGAILFGGITILQIHAQGLNINVSAQYLSMLPYLATIIILVSLRMRLKNKTNRTVPNCLGRIFHSTT, translated from the coding sequence ATGAATGAAAGTCTTTTTATTAGCATTATTATTGGAATAAGTATTGCATCAGTTCCGCTTATTTTTGCCGCTATTGGTGAATTATTAGTAGAGCGCTCAGGTGTTCTAAATCTAGGAGTTGAAGGCATGATGATTGTTGGAGCACTACTTGGTTTTGTAGTTATGTCCCATACTGGAAATCCCTATTTAGCAGTACTTTCTGCAATGCTTGGTGGGATGGCCATAGCATCTATTTTTGCTTTTTTGACTCAATTTCTGCTTACAAATCAAGTTGCAACTGGACTTGCTTTAACTCTTTTTGGTTTGGGTTTTGCTGCTTTTGCAGGTAGAGGATATACAGAAGAAACCATTCAGTTAATCACTGCAGTTCCAATTCCATATTTATCTGATATTCCTTATTTAGGCCCTTTGCTTTTCTCATTTAATCCTCTTGTCTATTTGGCATTTTTTATGGTTTACTTAGTTTGGTGGTTTTTATTCAAAACTAAGCAAGGTTTAATCTTGCGCGCTATTGGAGATAATCATGATGCGGCGCATGCAATTGGTCATAATGTTGTGCGATACCGAGTAATGGCAATTTTATTTGGTGGCGCCATGGCTGGAATTGGAGGTGCGTTTTTATCACTTGTTCAAGTTCCTATATGGGGAGAAGGTATGACTGCTGGAAGAGGGTGGATTGCTTTAGGTCTTGTTGTTTTTGCCTCATGGCAACCTTTTAGAATTATATTTGGAGCGATTTTATTTGGAGGAATTACTATTCTTCAGATTCATGCACAAGGATTAAATATTAATGTAAGTGCTCAATATCTATCTATGCTTCCTTACTTAGCAACAATTATTATTCTTGTTAGTCTGAGGATGAGATTAAAAAATAAAACAAATCGCACAGTCCCTAATTGTTTGGGTAGAATATTTCATTCAACAACTTAG
- a CDS encoding BMP family ABC transporter substrate-binding protein, with amino-acid sequence MSNRSLSSVLKLSILSAVLAFTSNVYADPVKAAFVYIGPTGDHGWTFAHDQGAKYVKEQMGDDVIITTVESVEENSDSERVITSLARKNDIIFTTSFGYMNPTIKVAKRYPDVKFEHATGYMLEDNVSVYSARFYEGRHVIGKIAGRMTETNVIGYIASFPIPEVIRGINSAYLAAKSVNPDIEIKIVWVYSWYDPGKEADAANALIAQGADILMQHTDSTAPMTVAEEKGIYAFGQASDMREWGKNAQLTGIIDDWGPYYLERVQAVADGTWTSTDVFHGVDSGMVKFAPMNNSMPFEVRNEASKAIIDLSMGAIHPFTGPINKQDGSPWLAEGETPPNYPDLLTMDFYVEGIEAKYPN; translated from the coding sequence ATGTCTAATCGAAGTTTGTCGAGTGTTTTGAAGCTCTCGATATTAAGCGCAGTTTTAGCATTTACGAGTAATGTTTATGCTGATCCTGTTAAAGCTGCTTTCGTATACATTGGACCAACAGGAGATCATGGTTGGACTTTTGCACATGACCAAGGTGCAAAATATGTGAAAGAGCAAATGGGTGATGACGTAATCATAACTACTGTAGAGAGTGTTGAAGAAAACTCAGACTCAGAGCGTGTTATTACGAGTCTTGCTCGTAAAAATGACATTATTTTTACAACGTCATTTGGCTATATGAACCCAACTATTAAGGTTGCAAAGCGTTACCCAGATGTGAAATTTGAGCATGCTACTGGCTATATGCTAGAAGATAATGTGTCTGTATATTCAGCCAGATTTTATGAGGGAAGACACGTTATTGGTAAGATTGCGGGAAGAATGACAGAGACTAATGTTATTGGTTATATTGCATCATTCCCAATTCCTGAAGTAATCCGTGGAATTAACTCTGCTTATCTAGCTGCCAAGTCGGTAAATCCTGATATTGAAATCAAGATCGTATGGGTTTATTCTTGGTACGATCCAGGTAAAGAGGCTGATGCTGCAAATGCTCTAATTGCTCAAGGTGCTGACATTCTAATGCAACATACTGATTCAACTGCTCCAATGACGGTCGCTGAAGAAAAAGGTATATATGCATTTGGCCAGGCATCTGACATGCGTGAGTGGGGTAAAAATGCTCAATTAACTGGAATTATTGATGATTGGGGTCCTTATTACTTAGAGCGTGTTCAGGCTGTAGCAGATGGAACTTGGACTTCAACTGATGTTTTCCATGGAGTTGATTCAGGAATGGTTAAGTTTGCTCCTATGAATAATTCAATGCCTTTTGAAGTTAGAAATGAAGCTTCAAAAGCAATTATTGATTTGTCAATGGGCGCTATTCATCCATTTACTGGGCCAATTAACAAGCAAGATGGCTCACCATGGTTAGCTGAGGGTGAAACACCTCCAAACTATCCTGATCTTCTTACAATGGATTTCTATGTAGAAGGTATTGAGGCTAAGTACCCTAACTAA
- a CDS encoding BMP family ABC transporter substrate-binding protein encodes MSNRSFLSILKLLILSVVLAFTSNVYADPIKAAFVYIGPTGDHGWTYAHHQGAQYVKKMMGDDVMITEIESVPENSDSERVITSLARKNDIIFTTSFGYMNPTIKVAKQYPDVKFEHATGYMLEDNISVYSARFYEGRHVIGKIAGRMTKSNIIGYIASFPIPEVIRGINSAYLAAKSVNPDVSIKIVWVYTWEDPGKEADAARALIAQGADILMQHTASTSPMTVAEEKGIYAFGQSSDMREWGQNAQLSGIINDWGPYYLERVQAVANGTWASANVFDGVQQGMVKFAPMNQNMPTDVKNEAMKAIIDLSMGAIHPFTGPINKQDGSPWLVEGETPPNYPDLLTMDFYVEGIDSKYPN; translated from the coding sequence ATGTCCAATCGTAGTTTTTTGAGTATTTTGAAACTTTTAATTTTAAGTGTAGTTTTAGCATTTACTAGTAATGTCTATGCTGACCCTATTAAAGCTGCTTTTGTATATATTGGTCCAACAGGAGATCATGGCTGGACTTATGCACATCATCAAGGAGCCCAATATGTTAAGAAAATGATGGGTGATGACGTTATGATTACGGAAATTGAATCTGTTCCTGAAAATTCCGACTCAGAGCGTGTTATTACGAGTCTTGCTCGTAAAAATGACATTATTTTTACAACGTCATTTGGCTATATGAACCCAACTATTAAGGTTGCAAAGCAATATCCTGATGTGAAATTTGAGCATGCTACTGGCTACATGTTAGAAGATAACATTTCAGTCTACTCTGCAAGATTTTATGAGGGAAGGCACGTTATTGGTAAGATTGCGGGAAGAATGACTAAAAGTAACATTATTGGTTATATTGCCTCGTTTCCAATTCCTGAAGTAATCCGTGGCATTAACTCTGCGTATTTAGCGGCTAAGTCGGTTAATCCTGACGTTTCAATAAAGATTGTTTGGGTATACACATGGGAAGATCCGGGTAAAGAAGCAGATGCTGCCCGCGCTTTAATTGCCCAAGGTGCTGATATTTTAATGCAACATACTGCCTCTACATCACCAATGACGGTCGCTGAAGAGAAAGGTATATATGCATTTGGTCAGTCATCTGATATGCGTGAATGGGGTCAAAATGCACAGTTAAGTGGAATCATTAATGACTGGGGGCCATACTACCTTGAGAGAGTTCAAGCTGTTGCGAATGGAACGTGGGCATCAGCTAATGTTTTTGACGGCGTTCAACAAGGTATGGTTAAATTTGCTCCAATGAACCAAAATATGCCTACTGATGTTAAAAATGAAGCTATGAAGGCAATTATTGACTTATCTATGGGTGCAATCCATCCATTCACTGGGCCAATTAACAAGCAAGATGGCTCTCCGTGGTTAGTGGAGGGTGAAACACCTCCAAACTATCCTGATCTTCTTACTATGGATTTCTACGTAGAAGGAATTGATAGTAAATATCCTAACTAA
- a CDS encoding Na/Pi cotransporter family protein, with translation MTLLIELLGSIALLLWGLRMVRTGVMRSYGNSLKRLARRSEGKVLPAFTSGLLVAALLQSSTAAILISASFTGQGLISVSSAFITMLGADVGTSVAVLIASQKFTTLAPFLLAVGVFGFIGSKINKWQNVFRAISGLGLILFALSLITKTAGGLSEFKQFTELLLIFENQPVFFVLLALILTYLSYSSLAIVLLSVSFLATGVIGLNEGLYLVLGANLGSGLLPLISNWKASILELTPILANLIVRVICIAAFYPFVDFVSIFALKYISIELFPAIYHLSLNLIVAFIGIIFSKNLITLAKKLFSSREEKKLDFPRFLELKDFSMPAISLASAKREAIHMAEISQKMVLSSLTVLQDDNISLRDEIIRNEDIVDSLFDSIKLYIARILQEELTPLETQKALNILNFTTNMEHIGDIVNSSLMEISGKKIDKHIHFSKEGLNEIISIHEVVCSNYDLAINTFVSDDCELAKVLYEKKQELHKLEKRSVSKHLQRIGKGMADSLETSSMHIDVIRDYKKINSLLSSVAYPILIASGEILESGWKQKI, from the coding sequence ATGACTCTTTTAATTGAGCTCTTAGGATCTATAGCTTTATTATTATGGGGTTTAAGAATGGTCCGAACAGGAGTTATGCGCTCTTATGGTAATAGTTTGAAGAGATTAGCACGACGCTCAGAAGGAAAAGTTTTACCAGCATTCACATCTGGATTATTAGTTGCCGCCTTATTGCAAAGCAGCACTGCAGCTATTTTAATTTCAGCATCATTCACTGGGCAAGGTCTTATTAGTGTCAGTAGCGCATTTATTACTATGCTTGGAGCTGATGTCGGAACATCAGTAGCAGTTCTTATAGCATCGCAAAAATTTACAACTCTTGCACCATTTCTATTGGCAGTTGGTGTTTTTGGTTTTATTGGTTCTAAAATAAATAAATGGCAAAATGTTTTCAGGGCAATAAGTGGTCTTGGATTAATTCTTTTTGCACTTTCTTTAATTACTAAAACGGCTGGTGGATTATCAGAATTTAAACAATTTACAGAGCTTCTTTTAATCTTTGAAAATCAACCAGTATTTTTTGTTCTTCTAGCTTTGATACTTACCTATCTTTCATATTCAAGCTTAGCAATTGTCCTATTATCAGTTAGCTTCCTTGCTACTGGTGTTATTGGCTTAAATGAGGGTTTATATTTGGTATTAGGTGCAAACTTAGGTAGTGGCTTATTACCTCTTATTTCTAATTGGAAAGCTTCTATATTAGAGTTAACACCTATATTGGCAAATCTTATTGTTAGGGTTATTTGCATTGCTGCCTTCTACCCATTTGTTGATTTTGTTTCTATTTTCGCCTTGAAGTATATTTCTATCGAATTATTTCCAGCTATATATCACTTATCTCTAAATTTAATAGTTGCATTCATTGGAATTATTTTTTCTAAAAATCTTATTACCTTAGCAAAAAAACTATTTTCATCTCGAGAAGAAAAGAAACTAGATTTTCCAAGGTTTTTAGAATTAAAAGATTTTTCGATGCCAGCTATCTCTCTTGCAAGTGCCAAAAGAGAGGCAATCCATATGGCTGAAATTTCACAAAAAATGGTTCTATCTTCTCTAACAGTTTTACAAGATGATAATATTTCATTGCGTGATGAAATCATAAGAAATGAAGATATAGTTGACTCTCTATTTGATTCAATCAAACTATATATTGCAAGAATCTTACAAGAAGAACTAACTCCTTTAGAAACACAAAAAGCTTTAAATATTCTTAACTTTACAACTAATATGGAGCATATTGGTGATATTGTCAATAGTAGCTTAATGGAAATTTCTGGGAAAAAAATTGACAAGCATATACATTTTTCAAAAGAAGGATTAAATGAGATTATCTCTATTCATGAGGTCGTATGCTCTAATTATGATCTTGCTATTAATACCTTTGTTTCTGATGACTGTGAACTTGCAAAAGTTCTCTATGAAAAAAAACAAGAACTACATAAACTTGAGAAAAGATCTGTTTCAAAGCATCTTCAACGAATTGGAAAAGGAATGGCTGATAGTCTTGAAACCAGCTCTATGCATATAGATGTAATTCGTGATTATAAAAAAATAAATAGTCTATTATCTTCTGTTGCATATCCAATTTTAATTGCTTCAGGTGAAATTTTAGAGTCAGGTTGGAAGCAAAAAATTTAA